In Phocoena sinus isolate mPhoSin1 chromosome X, mPhoSin1.pri, whole genome shotgun sequence, a genomic segment contains:
- the LOC116747190 gene encoding olfactory receptor 13H1-like yields MVRVDKQLHTPMYFFLSNLPFLDICYSSNSVPFLLFSGLRDYPTISYTSCYAQMTTALFLGMTECLILDVMAYDRFIAISNPLCHTIIMNDQVCIQLAVVTWASAFLLAVIPITAILASFCGHNIINHFTREEQALLKLIWSDTLVRLILGLVIGILTLPLHFTFILISYTRIVVVVLRIRSAEARLITFSTCGSHLTVVTIFYGTATCMYLKPQSRKYRDQGKVTSTFYSAVSPVLNPLIYTLRNKDVKDALRKIIKKK; encoded by the coding sequence ATGGTTAGAGTAGATAAGCAGCTTCACACCcctatgtattttttcttaagcAACTTGCCCTTCCTTGATATCTGCTACTCTAGCAATTCAGTGCCTTTTTTATTGTTCAGTGGTTTAAGAGACTACCCCACCATTTCCTATACTAGCTGTTATGCTCAGATGACCACTGCTCTTTTTCTGGGGATGACAGAGTGCCTCATCCTTGATGTCATGGCTTATGATAGATTTATTGCAATATCCAATCCCCTGTGCCACACCATCATTATGAATGACCAGGTCTGCATACAGTTGGCTGTGGTGACCTGGGCTAGTGCCTTCCTTTTAGCAGTAATACCAATCACTGCAATTCTTGCCAGTTTTTGTGGACACAATATCATCAACCATTTTACCCGTGAGGAACAGGCCCTGTTGAAGCTCATCTGGTCAGACACCCTAGTCAGACTTATTCTGGGTCTGGTCATCGGTATACTGACACTGCCACTGCACTTCACCTTCATCCTCATCTCCTATACTCGCATTGTGGTTGTTGTGCTGAGGATCCGCTCTGCAGAGGCCAGGCTCATAACTTTCTCCACCTGTGGATCCCATCTGACTGTGGTCACCATATTTTATGGGACAGCCACCTGCATGTACCTGAAACCTCAGTCAAGGAAGTACCGGGACCAGGGCAAAGTCACCTCTACATTTTACAGTGCTGTAAGCCCTGTGTTGAACCCTCTCATTTATACCTTGAGGAACAAGGATGTGAAAGATGccctaagaaaaataattaagaagaaaTAG